acccactatcaagcacacaggactctttaaagctatcttaacttctttaaaaccctaatatgacccatctcacatgcagatcctgttctatgattcgcccttcatgtcaatgtaccccacagtatcatgcaaatttaagataaggcttactacgcctaaatatccaacttggtccttgtaaggaatcttgacccccccctcGTATGCTTGACTCCACTGGGGTAATCATAGGTAGAGGGTCCCTATTGCCGAAGTCATGTCACGtgacaaataaggaaaatttcacctgattggcccaTGACCCGGGACGGAAAGATaatttttctactcggctcctgaATGGTCATAAAATCGCGCCCCGTTCTCTCCactcacctctgaccattacagaaaatggagctgtgccaagggctccctatagtattcagtcatagcatcattaaagtactccaaaaacttctatatttgctttcaactgtgttttttggttagaatctattgaacattcaccctctgatccattcataagtaggggcccccaaattgataccgtagtactctggtAACACCCAGGGCCAAATCGTGAATTTTGCTCATgctattaaatactccaaaaacgtttatatgcctttcaccagtgtattttttggttggaATCTATTGAATATTCATCCTCTGTACCTttcataagtagggaccccccttcttgatgccttagactcatcttaaaaagCTCGAGACAAAAAGTAAAAAATAACAGGTTAAGATAGGGCACGAGTTGCTCAGGTGCACCCTGGGGACCCCTGGGGGGGAACGGACCACCTGTtgcacttgctgctggtgctgcactcgatGCTGGTGTGGCACTTGCTGCTGatgctgcacttgctgctggtgctgcacttgctgctggtgctccacttgttgctggtgtggcacttgctgctggtgctgcacttgctgctggtgctccacttgttgctggtgtggcactcgctgctggtgctgcactcgctgctggttTTGCACtcactgctggtgctgcactcgctgctggtgtTGCATTCGCGGCTGGTGCTGCACTTCCTGCTGGTGTTGCTCttgctgcacttgctgctggtgctgcactcgctgcgggcttcacttgctgctggtgctgcacttgctgctggtgctgcacttgctgctggtgctgcactcgctactggtgctgcactcgctgctggtattgctcttgctgctggtgctgcactcgctgctggtgctgcacttgctgctggcTGCACTTCCTGCTggctgcactcgctgctggtgttgcacttgctgctggtgctgcactcgctgtTAGTGCCGCACTTGATTCTGGTGCACCACTTGCTCCTAATGTGtactcgctgctggtgctgcactcgctgatggtgctgcactcgctgatggcgctgcactcgctgctggtgctgcaccagCTGATGGTGCTGCACCCGCTGCTGGTATTGctcttgctgctggtgctgcactcacTGCTGGCTGCACTTGCTGCTggctgcactcgctgctggtgctgcactcgctgctggtgctgcactcgctgcttgtgctgcacttgctgctggctgcactcgctgctggtgctgcacttgctgctggtaCTGCACTCGCTGTTGGTGCCGCACTTGATTCTGGAGCACCACTTGCTCCTAATGTGTACTCGCTGCTGGTGCTTTACTCGCTGCTGGTGCTGTACTcgttgctggtgctgcactcaCTGATGGTGCTGCACTCGCTGATGGTGCTGCACTCGCTGATGGTGCTGCACCAGCTGATGGTGCTGCAcccgctgctggtgctgcactcgctgctggtgctgcacttgctgctAGTGCGGCACTTGCTGGGGCTGCACTCGTTGCTGGTGATGTTCTTACTGCTGGTACTGCACTTGCTGCCAttgctgcacttgctgctggtgctccacttgttgctggtgtggcattcgctgctggtgctgcactggctgctggtgctgcacttgctgctggtgctgcactcgctgctggtgctgcactcgctgctggtgctgcactcgctgctggtgctgcactcgctgctggtgttgcactcgctgctggtgctgcactcgctgctggtgctgcactcgctgctggtgttgcactcgctgctggtgttgcactcgctgctggtgttgcactcgctgctggtgctgcactcgctgctggtgctgcactcgttgctggtgctgcactcgctgctggtgctgcactcgctgctggtgtTGCATTCGCGgctggtgctgcacttgctgctggtgttgctcttgctgctggtgctgcaatcGCTGCTGGCTTCACTTGctgctgcacttgctgctggcttcacttgctgctggtgctgcacttgctgctggtgctgcacttgctgctggctgcacttgctgctggtgctgcacttgccactggctgcacttgctgctggtgctgcactcgctgctggtgctgcactcgctgctggtattgctcttgctgctggtgctgcactcacTGCTGGCTGCAATTGCTGCTGGCTGCACTTGCTGttggtgctgcactcgctgctggtgctgcacttgttgcaggctgcactcgctgctggtgttgcacttgctgctggtgctgcactcgctcTTAGTGCCGCACTTGATTCTGGTGCACCACTTGCTCCTAATGTGtactcgctgctggtgctgcactcgctgaTGGTGCTGCACTCGCTGATGGCGCTGCACTCGCTGCTAGTGCTGCACCAGCTGATGGTGCTGCAcccgctgctggtgctgcactcgctgctggtgctgcacttgctgctggtgctgcaatcGTTGCTGGTGATGTTCTTGCTGCTTGTActgcacttgctgctggtgctgcacttgctgctggtgctccacttgttgctggtgtggcactcgctgctggtgcttCCCCcccgctgctggtgctgcacctgctgctggtgctgcacccGCTGCTGGTGCCGCACCCGCTGCTAGTGATGCACTTGCTGCTGGTATTTCCCTCTCTCGTAGTGCTTCACTCACTGCTGGTGCTGcacgtgctgctggtactgccgTTGCTGCTGGAGCTGCACTCTCTGCTGATGCTacactcgctgctggtgctgcactcgcttCTGGTGCTTCAGCCGCTTTTtgtgctgcactcgctgctgtACACGAAgctggtgctgcacttgctgctggtgctgcactcgatgctggtgctgcacttgctgctggtgctgcactcgctgctggtgctgcactccctgctggtgc
The DNA window shown above is from Procambarus clarkii isolate CNS0578487 chromosome 65, FALCON_Pclarkii_2.0, whole genome shotgun sequence and carries:
- the LOC138355052 gene encoding osteocalcin 2-like, whose product is MAASAVPAVRTSPATSAAPASAALAASAAPAASAAPAAGAAPSAGAAPSASAAPSASAAPSCGTNSECSTSSKCSTSSECSQQQVQHKQRVQHQQRVQHQQRVQPAASAASSECSTSSKSNTSSGCSTISWCSTSSECSAISECSTISECSTSSEYTLGASGAPESSAALTASAAPAASATPAASAASRKCSQQQVQHQQRVQHQQQEQYQQRRKSFFLPHVSSFALDAEQPSCKSWLSSPTSKLLDIANFTK